The Amaranthus tricolor cultivar Red isolate AtriRed21 chromosome 2, ASM2621246v1, whole genome shotgun sequence genome contains the following window.
GTGCCTCCAGCCCAGCAGGGGACCATAGACTTACAGAGTGGGATACTCCATGCCGAGGAAAAAGATTATAAAACTGCTTATAGTTACTTCTACGAAGCTTTTGAGGCCTTCAATACTCTCGAGGATCCCAGAGCAGTATACAGTCTGAAATACATGCTCTTGTGTAAAGTCATGGTGAATCAAGCTGATGATGTTGCTGGGATAATATCTTCCAAAGCAGGCTTGCAGTACTTGGGCCCTGATCTTGATGCAATGAAAGCTATAGCCGATGCTTATTCGAAGCGTTCTCTAAAACTCTTTGAGGCTTCATTGGAGAACTTCAAGGCTCAACTAGAAGAAGATCCAATTGTTCATAGGCACCTATCATCTTTATATGACACTTTGTTGGAGCAAAACCTTTGCAGATTGATTGAGCCATTTTCAAGTGTTGAGATTGCCCACATTGCTGAATTGATTGAACTTCCGGTTGATCACGTTGAGAGGAAACTATCTCAGATGATTTTGGACAAAAAATTCGCAGGGACTCTCGACCAGGGTGCAGGATGCCTGATCATCTTTGATGATTTGAAGACGGATGCGATCTATGAAGCTACACTCGAAACCATTTCAAATGTTTCGAAGGTTGTCGACAGTCTTTTTATCAGATCTGCTAAGATTATGGCCTAAGGGTACGTTTTGTACATCAATATATGCCTGTCTTTGCTCATGAGTTAAAAGCTCCTGTTTCTGTTGAGTTTTAGATATACTCAG
Protein-coding sequences here:
- the LOC130806076 gene encoding 26S proteasome non-ATPase regulatory subunit 11 homolog translates to MDTALPATTESLTLAMEASSAEESISILQRVLADPSSSPDTLRIKEQAISNLTDLLKQENKAEDLRILLTQLRSYFSMIPKAKTAKIVRGIIDAVAKIPNTTELQISLCKEMVQWTRDEKRTFLRQRVEARLAALLVEIKEYSEALSLLSGLIKEVRRLDDKLLLVDIELLESKLHFSLRNLPKAKASLTAARTAANAIYVPPAQQGTIDLQSGILHAEEKDYKTAYSYFYEAFEAFNTLEDPRAVYSLKYMLLCKVMVNQADDVAGIISSKAGLQYLGPDLDAMKAIADAYSKRSLKLFEASLENFKAQLEEDPIVHRHLSSLYDTLLEQNLCRLIEPFSSVEIAHIAELIELPVDHVERKLSQMILDKKFAGTLDQGAGCLIIFDDLKTDAIYEATLETISNVSKVVDSLFIRSAKIMA